A region of Jonquetella anthropi DSM 22815 DNA encodes the following proteins:
- a CDS encoding ribosomal-processing cysteine protease Prp, whose protein sequence is MTTVRVWRINGHVRGLLVSGHAESVPSGEADIVCAAVSVLVQALHIGLVDVLGVPVRSEVEKKRASIEMHWDGSDPLADAVAETIVASLKETARSYPENVKLTEVS, encoded by the coding sequence GTGACAACGGTCCGCGTCTGGCGAATCAATGGACACGTTCGGGGCCTGCTGGTCTCGGGGCACGCTGAAAGCGTCCCGTCGGGCGAGGCGGATATCGTCTGCGCGGCGGTAAGCGTTCTCGTCCAGGCCCTTCACATCGGCCTAGTCGATGTGCTCGGCGTGCCGGTTCGCTCAGAGGTGGAGAAGAAAAGGGCGTCGATAGAAATGCATTGGGACGGCTCTGACCCACTGGCCGATGCCGTGGCAGAAACTATCGTCGCAAGCCTGAAGGAAACCGCTCGGAGTTATCCTGAAAACGTGAAATTGACGGAGGTGTCGTAA
- the xseB gene encoding exodeoxyribonuclease VII small subunit, translating to MTYTQKTERLEEILRSLQKGSISLEESLSLYEEAQKLLEECRAFLRETEGKITYLPEDQGAGTKEAD from the coding sequence ATGACGTACACCCAAAAAACAGAGCGGCTTGAAGAGATCCTTCGGAGCCTTCAGAAAGGATCAATATCCCTTGAGGAGTCCCTGAGCCTGTACGAGGAAGCTCAAAAACTTCTGGAAGAGTGCCGCGCGTTCCTGCGTGAAACTGAGGGGAAAATCACGTATCTGCCTGAAGATCAGGGAGCTGGAACCAAGGAGGCCGACTAA
- the obgE gene encoding GTPase ObgE, translating into MGPLFLAIEEVRKLKFVDLVRIHVSAGRGGNGCMSFRREKFVPKGGPDGGDGGRGGDVYVQADQRLVTLADYQYKRRFSASCGLPGEGSLKTGANGDDLIVSVPCGTVVTDAVTGEPLADLVEDGDRVRVAAGGKGGKGNAHFASSRRRAPRFSEKGAEGQERDVSFELKLIADVALVGLPNAGKSSLLKALSDANPKIASYPFTTLSPNLGVLSVDDQKVILADMPGLIEDAHLDKGLGLLFLRHIERTRMNLHVIDLSSGTPDELERNWRVVVDEFAHYDPKLPERPSVVVLNKVDLWKGTDEQLAGLCAFFSERGLKAFVTSALTGEGIPQLIENVAGFVRDNPRPKGVFRLFETKPIRMEESSDGVSIIREAAGAFRIIHSRIEAASDRYDFGQEEAVVRFGRLLRSYRVEEALENAGAQAGDTVLIGDVSFTFEPERAPEK; encoded by the coding sequence TTGGGCCCCCTTTTTCTTGCCATAGAAGAGGTGAGAAAACTGAAATTCGTAGACTTAGTCCGCATCCACGTCAGCGCCGGTCGCGGCGGCAACGGATGCATGAGCTTTCGCCGCGAAAAATTTGTCCCTAAAGGCGGGCCGGACGGCGGCGACGGCGGCCGGGGCGGCGACGTCTACGTTCAGGCTGACCAGCGGCTGGTCACCCTGGCCGACTACCAGTACAAACGCCGTTTCAGCGCCTCGTGCGGCCTGCCCGGCGAGGGGTCTTTGAAGACTGGAGCCAACGGCGACGACCTGATCGTCAGCGTGCCGTGCGGCACAGTAGTCACAGACGCCGTCACAGGAGAGCCGCTGGCCGACTTGGTGGAAGACGGAGATCGGGTTCGAGTCGCCGCAGGCGGCAAAGGCGGCAAGGGCAACGCCCATTTTGCCAGCTCACGACGCCGGGCGCCTCGGTTCAGCGAAAAAGGGGCCGAAGGTCAGGAGCGGGACGTCAGCTTTGAGCTGAAACTGATTGCCGACGTCGCACTCGTCGGTCTGCCGAACGCCGGCAAAAGCAGCCTGTTGAAGGCCCTGTCGGACGCCAACCCGAAGATCGCCTCATATCCGTTCACCACGCTGTCTCCCAACCTTGGCGTTTTGTCCGTCGACGACCAGAAAGTCATACTGGCCGACATGCCCGGCCTGATCGAGGACGCGCACTTGGATAAAGGGCTTGGGCTGCTGTTTTTGCGCCACATTGAGCGGACTCGCATGAATCTTCACGTCATTGACCTGTCGTCCGGCACGCCTGACGAACTTGAGCGCAACTGGCGCGTTGTGGTCGACGAGTTTGCCCACTACGATCCCAAGCTGCCCGAGCGTCCCTCTGTCGTCGTGCTTAACAAGGTCGATCTGTGGAAGGGAACCGACGAACAGTTGGCCGGCCTGTGCGCGTTCTTCTCAGAGCGTGGGCTCAAAGCGTTTGTAACTAGCGCCCTGACCGGCGAAGGAATTCCGCAGCTCATTGAAAACGTTGCCGGATTCGTCCGGGACAACCCGCGCCCGAAAGGCGTTTTCAGGCTGTTTGAGACCAAGCCTATCCGCATGGAAGAGTCATCAGACGGCGTGTCGATCATTCGCGAGGCTGCCGGCGCTTTCCGGATCATTCACAGCCGCATTGAGGCGGCGTCCGACCGATACGACTTCGGGCAGGAAGAGGCGGTGGTCCGCTTTGGCCGCCTGCTGCGGAGCTACAGGGTCGAAGAGGCGCTGGAGAACGCGGGCGCTCAGGCCGGCGACACAGTGCTGATCGGCGACGTGTCGTTCACCTTTGAGCCTGAAAGGGCTCCGGAAAAGTGA
- a CDS encoding TlyA family RNA methyltransferase has translation MSKADRPVRLDRRLVREHFASTDEEARLLISSGLVLVEGRAVDSPDCQVKPTASVKVIGQSSQWVSRGAYKLLTALDAFNIDLTGAVCLDVGASTGGFTHVMLTRGASRVYALDVGYGQLAWSLRQDQRVTVMDRRNAREMVPEWFEAAPSFAATDASFISLTALLEPMCGVLPDGGRAVVLVKPQFELPPALVDSGGVVTEPELHLAALEKVRRFAAEHTDFGLVGAVPSRILGTKGNREFLFYLIRGAKNAEIDMPALVTANGTSAQ, from the coding sequence ATGTCTAAAGCCGATCGTCCCGTCCGGCTTGACCGTCGGCTCGTGAGGGAGCACTTCGCGTCCACTGACGAGGAGGCTCGGCTGCTCATCTCTTCTGGGCTCGTCCTCGTCGAAGGGCGGGCGGTTGACTCTCCGGATTGTCAGGTGAAGCCAACCGCGTCTGTCAAGGTGATCGGCCAGTCGTCTCAGTGGGTCAGCCGAGGAGCTTATAAGCTGCTGACGGCGCTTGACGCCTTCAATATTGATCTGACCGGTGCCGTCTGTCTTGACGTGGGCGCTTCGACCGGCGGCTTCACTCACGTCATGCTGACCCGTGGGGCCAGTCGGGTATACGCCCTCGACGTCGGCTACGGCCAGCTGGCCTGGTCGCTCCGGCAGGATCAGCGCGTGACGGTTATGGACCGGCGCAACGCCCGTGAAATGGTTCCTGAGTGGTTTGAGGCGGCCCCGTCGTTCGCGGCGACCGACGCGTCGTTTATCTCCCTGACGGCCCTGTTGGAACCGATGTGCGGCGTTCTGCCGGACGGCGGACGTGCTGTCGTCCTCGTCAAACCGCAGTTCGAGCTGCCGCCAGCTCTGGTAGATTCTGGCGGAGTGGTGACCGAACCGGAACTGCACTTGGCCGCGCTGGAAAAAGTTCGCCGCTTTGCGGCGGAGCACACTGACTTCGGCTTAGTCGGAGCGGTTCCTTCCAGAATTTTGGGGACGAAGGGGAACCGGGAGTTTCTCTTTTACCTGATTCGCGGCGCAAAGAACGCGGAAATTGATATGCCGGCGCTCGTGACAGCGAACGGCACTTCTGCCCAATGA
- a CDS encoding AAA family ATPase, translating into MLEELFISSVGGVKEARLTFCPGLTVITGESGTGKSSILRALEMVSGRRVTATAVRSGDQLAVAQAVFTTLQDFPFLDQPCQPQDQSMILRREFSQSGRGKCAIQDQTVSLGVLAQTAGELLALQSQFAQLALLDGEEQLRLLDRFGGPELLSCRQKLADALHRVIEAERGLRALTAEEKELQERFSNAERVREVLKTTEAGESPESLELQLNSLESRLRGLQDLKDRRRRLNDGEGGGLQADLAEVLGGIELLSGEDRENLLEAREQVAGGLDRLCRLLDKAASAQAIADLEEETERLESRLGRLRKAFRLSGLSSFDQLSDWLKEADRASQWLAGLSDQRTKLAAGRAEGTKELSDAVACLRQKRRDAAGRLKTAASAHLSGMAMEGCGFDVVLTKLDKVRANGAENVDFVLRRGSGAVSVAKGASGGELSRILLALQLSLPPAALPQTLAFDEVEAGLGGRAAYLTGLKLKELSKDVQVILVTHEAIIASLADAHYGVTRQNDETSVRLLEGESRVAEIARMLAGSRDEKSLAHARHLLETKSVPAIDERDERLYNN; encoded by the coding sequence ATGCTTGAAGAGCTTTTCATCTCATCTGTCGGCGGCGTTAAAGAGGCTCGCCTGACGTTTTGCCCCGGCCTGACGGTTATCACCGGCGAAAGCGGAACGGGAAAGAGCAGCATTCTTCGCGCCCTCGAGATGGTTTCGGGCCGGCGAGTTACTGCCACGGCCGTGCGAAGCGGCGATCAGCTGGCCGTCGCTCAGGCCGTCTTCACGACCCTTCAGGACTTCCCGTTTCTGGACCAGCCATGCCAGCCGCAGGATCAGTCGATGATTCTGAGGCGCGAGTTCTCTCAGTCAGGGCGCGGAAAGTGCGCTATCCAGGACCAAACCGTTTCGCTTGGCGTCTTGGCTCAGACCGCGGGGGAACTTCTTGCCCTTCAAAGCCAGTTCGCTCAGTTGGCTCTGTTGGACGGGGAAGAGCAGCTCCGGCTTCTCGACCGGTTCGGCGGGCCAGAACTTCTGTCGTGCCGTCAGAAGTTGGCCGACGCGCTGCACCGGGTCATCGAGGCGGAGCGCGGTTTGCGGGCCTTAACCGCAGAGGAAAAAGAACTCCAGGAGCGCTTTTCAAACGCCGAGCGCGTCAGGGAAGTCCTGAAAACGACTGAAGCCGGCGAAAGCCCGGAGAGCTTGGAACTTCAGCTGAACAGTCTGGAAAGCCGCCTGCGAGGCCTGCAGGACCTGAAAGACCGGCGCCGTCGGCTGAACGACGGCGAAGGCGGCGGTCTTCAGGCCGACTTGGCCGAAGTCCTTGGCGGCATTGAACTTCTGTCCGGAGAGGACAGAGAAAACCTTTTAGAGGCTCGGGAGCAGGTGGCCGGTGGCCTTGACCGGCTGTGCCGGCTTCTCGATAAAGCCGCTTCAGCTCAGGCAATAGCAGACCTAGAAGAGGAGACCGAACGGCTGGAAAGTCGGTTGGGCCGGTTGAGGAAGGCGTTTCGTCTCTCTGGGCTGAGCAGCTTTGACCAGCTCTCTGACTGGCTGAAAGAGGCTGACCGAGCGTCCCAATGGCTTGCCGGACTGTCAGATCAGCGGACCAAACTGGCGGCAGGACGGGCCGAAGGGACAAAAGAGCTGTCCGACGCGGTGGCGTGCCTGCGCCAAAAACGGCGCGACGCGGCCGGCCGGCTCAAAACTGCTGCCTCCGCGCACCTATCCGGAATGGCCATGGAGGGCTGCGGTTTCGACGTGGTGCTGACCAAGCTGGATAAAGTCAGGGCAAACGGCGCTGAGAACGTCGACTTCGTCCTTCGCCGGGGAAGCGGCGCCGTTTCGGTGGCCAAAGGGGCGTCCGGCGGGGAGCTGAGCCGAATACTTCTCGCTCTGCAGCTCTCGCTGCCGCCGGCGGCGTTGCCTCAGACTCTCGCGTTTGACGAGGTGGAGGCAGGGCTTGGCGGACGGGCGGCATACCTGACCGGATTGAAGCTGAAAGAGCTTTCGAAAGACGTTCAGGTGATCCTAGTCACTCACGAGGCGATCATCGCCTCGTTGGCCGACGCCCATTACGGCGTAACGCGCCAGAACGACGAGACGTCGGTCCGCCTGTTGGAAGGGGAGAGCCGAGTAGCCGAGATAGCCCGAATGCTCGCCGGAAGCCGGGACGAAAAATCGTTGGCCCACGCGCGCCATTTGTTGGAGACAAAAAGCGTTCCGGCAATTGACGAACGGGACGAAAGACTTTACAATAACTGA
- the rpmA gene encoding 50S ribosomal protein L27, protein MLFKSMDLQFFAHKKGQGSSTNGRDSNAQRLGLKKSDGCVVKAGNIIVRQRGTQFHPGMNVGCGKDYTLFALKDGVVRFTQKGSRKVVAVEETVA, encoded by the coding sequence ATGCTTTTTAAATCAATGGATTTGCAGTTTTTTGCTCATAAGAAGGGACAGGGCAGCAGCACGAACGGCCGGGATTCCAACGCCCAGCGCCTTGGCCTGAAGAAAAGTGACGGCTGTGTCGTAAAGGCCGGCAACATCATCGTTCGCCAGAGAGGCACACAGTTTCATCCCGGCATGAACGTCGGGTGCGGCAAAGACTACACGCTGTTTGCCCTCAAGGACGGCGTCGTGCGGTTCACTCAAAAGGGATCGCGCAAAGTCGTTGCCGTCGAAGAAACGGTCGCGTAA
- a CDS encoding NAD(+)/NADH kinase, translated as MVPGMMVNLAKPKAMELARRLLDWGEELGVQIRLPQREAHALGCQGDDLQTWCRTVDAAIVIGGDGTFLRAARRILDQGKDIPLFGINVGHLGFLATGTVEGAQSELTQILEGRYTVQKRHTLECRYIRGEEQKQYYALNDFVLYKGTQAKLISVAVEVHGRPMCVFRADGLIVATPTGSTAYALSAGGPIVPPHVPCMVLAPICAHTLYSRPIILAPHDQLSMRPRCEAQTFFSVDGQDGIGVSEGDSLQVSLSERRWVSVITLPQQGYFELLHRKLMWGFDPVGEMSDDA; from the coding sequence ATGGTCCCGGGAATGATGGTGAACTTGGCAAAACCGAAAGCGATGGAGCTGGCCCGCCGCCTTCTGGACTGGGGAGAGGAACTGGGCGTCCAAATCAGGCTGCCTCAGCGGGAAGCTCATGCTCTGGGCTGTCAGGGCGACGACCTTCAAACGTGGTGCCGAACGGTTGACGCGGCAATAGTCATCGGCGGCGATGGGACGTTCCTGCGGGCGGCCCGGCGGATCCTCGACCAAGGGAAAGATATCCCGCTGTTCGGCATCAACGTGGGCCACTTGGGCTTCCTCGCCACCGGCACGGTAGAGGGCGCGCAAAGCGAGCTGACTCAAATTCTCGAGGGCCGCTATACTGTCCAGAAACGGCACACCTTAGAATGTCGTTATATCCGCGGGGAGGAACAAAAGCAGTACTACGCCCTGAACGATTTTGTCCTGTACAAGGGGACCCAGGCTAAGCTCATCTCCGTGGCTGTCGAAGTGCACGGCCGGCCGATGTGCGTCTTTCGGGCCGACGGCCTGATCGTGGCGACTCCTACCGGCTCGACGGCGTACGCCCTGTCTGCCGGGGGCCCGATAGTCCCTCCTCACGTGCCCTGCATGGTCCTGGCTCCCATTTGCGCCCATACGCTGTATTCCAGACCGATCATTCTGGCGCCCCACGACCAGTTGAGCATGAGGCCCCGGTGCGAGGCTCAGACGTTCTTCTCAGTGGACGGACAGGACGGAATCGGTGTGAGCGAAGGGGACTCCCTTCAGGTAAGCCTGTCAGAACGGCGTTGGGTCTCGGTGATCACGCTGCCTCAGCAGGGATATTTTGAGCTCCTGCACCGAAAGCTCATGTGGGGATTTGATCCAGTCGGAGAGATGTCTGACGATGCTTGA
- the rplU gene encoding 50S ribosomal protein L21, which translates to MYAIIETGGKQYKVCPGDQVKVEKLGADDGASVVFDRVLMVGDGETTRLGSPLVEGACVKATVLTTDKAKKVIVFKYKNKTNYRRFRGHRQPYTLVSIDSIEG; encoded by the coding sequence ATGTACGCTATTATCGAAACGGGTGGAAAGCAGTACAAGGTTTGTCCCGGCGACCAGGTAAAGGTCGAAAAGCTGGGCGCTGACGACGGTGCCTCCGTCGTGTTTGACAGGGTTCTGATGGTCGGAGACGGCGAGACGACCAGATTGGGTTCTCCGCTTGTTGAAGGCGCCTGCGTGAAGGCGACCGTCCTGACCACCGACAAGGCCAAGAAGGTCATCGTCTTCAAGTACAAGAACAAGACGAACTACCGGCGGTTCCGCGGTCATCGCCAGCCCTACACGCTGGTATCCATCGACTCAATCGAAGGGTAA
- the nadD gene encoding nicotinate-nucleotide adenylyltransferase, giving the protein MNIEELIQRSDDGKTRRVGIMGGTFDPIHNAHLLVAQEALTALTLDGVIFVPTGDSYHKHNRHVSSAEDRYMMTFLATLDNPDFAVSRLEIDRDGPTHTVDTLREMRYWFPSGKVEFYFITGIDAVMTMDSWAEAEELPNLCRVVAVNRPGFAGENYRFENLSERLRQSIVQIEIPLMSISSTDVRRRVSQKRTVRYLIPRAVEQYIAKRKLYCEDSGEGA; this is encoded by the coding sequence GTGAACATCGAAGAGCTGATCCAGCGTTCTGACGACGGCAAAACGCGCCGAGTCGGCATAATGGGCGGAACGTTTGACCCAATTCACAACGCTCACCTGTTGGTCGCTCAGGAAGCTCTCACTGCGCTGACCTTGGACGGTGTCATTTTCGTTCCCACCGGCGACTCGTACCACAAACACAATCGGCACGTCTCATCGGCGGAAGATCGATACATGATGACCTTTTTAGCCACGCTGGACAACCCGGACTTCGCCGTTTCGCGGCTGGAAATAGACCGGGACGGGCCGACACACACGGTGGACACGCTGCGGGAAATGAGATACTGGTTCCCGTCCGGCAAGGTTGAGTTTTACTTTATCACCGGTATCGACGCCGTCATGACCATGGACAGCTGGGCAGAGGCAGAGGAGCTGCCGAACCTCTGCCGGGTCGTTGCGGTCAATCGGCCGGGCTTTGCCGGCGAAAACTACCGCTTTGAAAACCTGTCCGAACGGCTTCGCCAGTCCATCGTCCAGATAGAAATTCCCCTCATGTCCATCTCAAGCACCGACGTAAGACGACGCGTATCTCAGAAAAGAACAGTTCGGTACCTGATACCTCGGGCTGTT
- the dxs gene encoding 1-deoxy-D-xylulose-5-phosphate synthase: MTVLDSIRGPADVRALPPGSLADLCGDLRAKIITTVRKNGGHLASSLGAVELIVALLRQYDPEEDRVIFDVGHQTYAWKLLTGRREQFDTLRTEGGLSGFPKRSESRFDHFDTGHSSTALSAALGYAAARDLLGQNHQVVAVVGDGAMINGMSLEALNHAGALQTRITCVLNDNGISISPRVGGLALHLAALSASPFYRRAKRTVKGLCGSLPLGRRIESGLERFRNRVKELLSRPNLFDDMGWTYWGPFDGHDIERMEEVFRLAHLYEKPLLIHLVTKKGKGDPDCESAPVKNHGVGPARPVGVPKRESWSSAVAAEVTRRAALDKRIVAITPAMGEGSCLGEFAARFPSRFFDVGIAEEHAMTLAAGMAAGGLRPFVFIYSTFLQRAADQLVHDVALQKLPVVLAIDRAGFVGEDGETHQGFFDLSWCSSIPGLQMWAPADRRSMEWVVGKSLATDAPFAFRFPRGAVEDDLLGDSRRTEDGLSVLSKGSQWAVLAVGSDVSLALEARGLAIQKGVPAPDVACLERISPLPEKALTDFCSAYQRVVTIESGYVRGGVGQQVACCVARAGSSPQFVQLGVPEVFVRHAPQARQRESVGLCPERILDSHV, from the coding sequence ATGACGGTTCTCGATTCTATCCGCGGCCCTGCGGACGTCCGCGCTCTTCCGCCGGGGAGCCTAGCCGATCTGTGCGGTGATCTGCGCGCGAAAATAATCACGACGGTACGAAAAAACGGCGGGCATCTGGCGTCGTCTCTCGGCGCCGTGGAGCTCATCGTGGCACTTTTGCGCCAGTACGATCCCGAAGAGGACCGGGTTATTTTTGACGTTGGGCACCAGACCTACGCGTGGAAGCTTTTGACGGGGCGCCGCGAACAGTTTGACACTCTCCGGACTGAAGGCGGGCTGAGCGGCTTCCCAAAGCGGTCAGAAAGCCGGTTCGATCACTTTGACACCGGCCACAGCAGCACGGCGCTGTCTGCCGCGCTGGGGTACGCGGCCGCCCGGGATTTACTGGGACAAAATCACCAAGTCGTAGCGGTCGTCGGCGACGGCGCGATGATTAACGGCATGTCGTTGGAAGCTCTCAATCACGCCGGAGCCCTGCAGACGCGAATTACCTGCGTGCTCAACGACAACGGCATCTCAATTAGCCCGCGAGTCGGCGGGCTGGCTCTGCACTTGGCCGCCCTGAGCGCCTCGCCGTTTTATCGCCGGGCCAAACGAACTGTCAAAGGACTGTGCGGCTCGCTTCCGCTGGGGCGCCGGATTGAATCGGGGCTAGAGCGGTTCCGAAACCGGGTGAAAGAACTTCTGTCCAGACCAAACCTGTTCGATGATATGGGGTGGACCTACTGGGGGCCGTTTGACGGTCACGACATCGAGCGGATGGAAGAAGTCTTTCGGTTGGCGCACTTGTACGAGAAGCCGCTGTTGATCCATCTTGTGACGAAAAAGGGGAAAGGAGATCCGGACTGTGAGTCGGCTCCGGTGAAAAATCACGGTGTCGGCCCGGCCAGACCCGTAGGGGTTCCCAAGCGCGAAAGCTGGAGCAGCGCGGTGGCCGCTGAGGTGACGCGGCGGGCTGCTTTAGACAAGCGGATTGTGGCGATTACTCCGGCGATGGGAGAGGGCTCCTGTCTGGGCGAATTTGCCGCCCGGTTCCCGTCCCGCTTCTTCGACGTGGGCATTGCGGAAGAACACGCCATGACCTTGGCGGCCGGCATGGCCGCCGGAGGCCTTCGGCCGTTCGTGTTCATTTACTCGACGTTCCTTCAAAGGGCCGCAGACCAGTTGGTCCACGACGTGGCCCTTCAAAAGCTGCCGGTCGTGCTGGCGATCGACCGGGCTGGCTTCGTCGGCGAGGACGGGGAAACTCATCAGGGATTCTTCGACCTGTCGTGGTGTTCGTCGATTCCTGGCCTGCAGATGTGGGCTCCAGCTGACCGTCGTTCCATGGAATGGGTCGTCGGAAAATCTTTGGCGACCGACGCTCCTTTTGCATTTCGATTCCCCCGCGGCGCGGTGGAGGATGACCTTCTTGGCGACAGCCGGCGAACCGAAGACGGGCTGTCCGTCCTGAGCAAGGGAAGTCAGTGGGCCGTCTTGGCGGTAGGCAGTGACGTCTCGTTGGCCCTTGAGGCTCGAGGCTTGGCCATTCAGAAAGGCGTTCCTGCTCCTGACGTGGCCTGTCTGGAACGGATTTCGCCACTTCCTGAAAAAGCGCTGACGGATTTTTGCTCGGCCTACCAACGGGTCGTGACAATAGAAAGCGGCTATGTCAGAGGTGGGGTTGGCCAGCAAGTCGCCTGCTGCGTTGCCCGAGCTGGCTCGTCACCTCAGTTCGTCCAGTTAGGGGTTCCGGAGGTTTTCGTGCGCCACGCGCCTCAAGCGCGGCAACGCGAGTCAGTCGGTCTGTGCCCCGAACGCATTTTGGACTCTCATGTCTAA
- a CDS encoding polyprenyl synthetase family protein, whose product MAQKFEDLLAVRSEWFTNRMKSFLNARPDNVPPRLWEAMCYSLEAGGKRIRPVLCQEGARLAGVKAEDTFPMALALEMVHTASLIHDDLPCMDNDSLRRGKPTNHSVFGESLALLAGDALLCFGFQTALEGLKARKIETKRVVRAMELFASALGPQGMCGGQTLDTDLQSRASCDLPFVQSMASGKTMALIRCSVLCGLCLGERGDALTERLDEYGRRLGLAFQIADDLLDATATTEEAGKTTGKDEEQDKATFVCVLGVDGAKARLKEETDAAVAAVKDLPSPDFLIGLAKYLESRSK is encoded by the coding sequence GTGGCTCAAAAATTTGAAGATCTGTTGGCTGTCAGATCCGAGTGGTTCACCAATCGGATGAAGTCGTTCCTAAACGCCCGGCCGGACAACGTGCCGCCGCGGCTTTGGGAGGCCATGTGCTACTCGCTGGAGGCTGGCGGCAAGCGGATTCGTCCTGTGCTGTGCCAAGAAGGGGCCCGATTGGCCGGCGTCAAGGCAGAAGACACGTTCCCCATGGCGCTGGCGCTGGAAATGGTTCACACGGCGTCGCTCATTCACGACGATCTGCCGTGCATGGACAACGACAGCCTGCGCCGCGGGAAGCCGACCAATCACTCGGTTTTCGGTGAAAGCCTAGCTTTGTTGGCCGGCGACGCCCTGCTGTGCTTCGGATTCCAAACCGCACTTGAGGGGCTGAAAGCCCGTAAAATCGAGACGAAACGGGTCGTCCGCGCGATGGAACTTTTCGCGTCCGCCCTGGGGCCTCAGGGGATGTGTGGCGGACAAACGCTTGACACAGACCTCCAGAGCAGGGCGTCATGCGACCTGCCGTTTGTTCAGTCAATGGCGTCGGGTAAGACGATGGCGCTTATTCGCTGCTCGGTGCTGTGCGGACTCTGCCTTGGCGAGCGGGGAGACGCGCTGACGGAGCGGCTGGACGAGTACGGCCGCCGTCTCGGCTTGGCCTTCCAGATTGCCGACGACCTGCTGGACGCGACGGCGACGACTGAAGAGGCGGGGAAAACGACAGGCAAGGACGAAGAGCAGGACAAAGCCACGTTTGTCTGCGTTTTGGGAGTGGACGGCGCGAAAGCGCGGCTGAAAGAGGAGACCGATGCGGCAGTCGCTGCGGTAAAAGACCTGCCGTCGCCGGACTTCCTTATCGGTTTGGCAAAATACTTGGAGAGCCGCTCAAAGTAG